From one Felis catus isolate Fca126 chromosome E2, F.catus_Fca126_mat1.0, whole genome shotgun sequence genomic stretch:
- the OSCAR gene encoding osteoclast-associated immunoglobulin-like receptor isoform X1 — protein sequence MQTSRQLETEDEKEAVIAPGDSLPTPSPRALRKPRDPGSPVYSVPPASYPKPWLGAQPAAIVTPGVNVTLSCRAPQPAWRFALFKSGRIIPVLYRGVSMELAEFFLEEVTPAQGGSYHCCYRRLGWSLGVWSHPSDTLELLVTDELPRPSLVALPGPVVAPGANVSLRCAGRLGGMSFALYRVGEAAPVQYRRSAQPWADFPLRGARAPGTYSCYYHTPSSPYVLSQRSEPLVISADGSGSLDYTQGNLVRLGLAGLVLLSLGTLVFLDWSSRSRIPCSVRP from the exons GAAACCGAGGATGAGAAAGAAGCAGTGATTGCCCCAGGTGATTCTCTTCCCACCCCATCTCCTCGGGCTCTCAGGAAGCCCAGGGACCCAGGCAGCCCTGTTTATTCAGTCCCCCCAGCCTCATACCCCAAGCCGTGGCTAGGGGCTCAGCCTGCCGCAATTGTAACCCCTGGGGTCAACGTGACCTTGAGTTGCCGGGCACCTCAACCTGCCTGGAGGTTTGCACTCTTCAAGTCTGGAAGGATCATCCCTGTGCTGTACCGGGGCGTGTCCATGGAGCTGGCAGAgttcttcctggaggaggtgaccccAGCCCAGGGGGGCAGTTACCACTGCTGCTACCGGAGGCTAGGCTGGAGTCTGGGTGTCTGGTCCCACCCGAGTGATACGCTGGAACTGCTTGTGACAG ACGAGCTGCCGCGCCCGTCGCTGGTGGCGCTGCCCGGCCCGGTGGTGGCGCCCGGGGCCAACGTGAGCCTGCGCTGCGCGGGCCGCCTGGGGGGCATGAGCTTCGCGCTGTACCGCGTGGGCGAGGCGGCGCCGGTGCAGTACCGCCGCTCGGCGCAGCCCTGGGCCGACTTCCCGCTGCGCGGCGCCCGCGCGCCCGGCACCTACAGCTGCTACTACCACACGCCATCCTCCCCGTACGTGCTTTCGCAGCGCAGCGAGCCGCTGGTCATCAGCGCCGACG GCTCAGGCTCCTTGGACTACACACAGGGCAACCTCGTCCGCCTGGGGCTAGCCGGCCTGGTGCTCCTCTCCCTGGGCACGCTGGTCTTTTTGGACTGGAGCAGCCGGAGTCGCATCCCATGTAGCGTTCGGCCCTGA
- the OSCAR gene encoding osteoclast-associated immunoglobulin-like receptor isoform X3 translates to MATERGPLCNADITPTVPPASYPKPWLGAQPAAIVTPGVNVTLSCRAPQPAWRFALFKSGRIIPVLYRGVSMELAEFFLEEVTPAQGGSYHCCYRRLGWSLGVWSHPSDTLELLVTDELPRPSLVALPGPVVAPGANVSLRCAGRLGGMSFALYRVGEAAPVQYRRSAQPWADFPLRGARAPGTYSCYYHTPSSPYVLSQRSEPLVISADGSGSLDYTQGNLVRLGLAGLVLLSLGTLVFLDWSSRSRIPCSVRP, encoded by the exons TCCCCCCAGCCTCATACCCCAAGCCGTGGCTAGGGGCTCAGCCTGCCGCAATTGTAACCCCTGGGGTCAACGTGACCTTGAGTTGCCGGGCACCTCAACCTGCCTGGAGGTTTGCACTCTTCAAGTCTGGAAGGATCATCCCTGTGCTGTACCGGGGCGTGTCCATGGAGCTGGCAGAgttcttcctggaggaggtgaccccAGCCCAGGGGGGCAGTTACCACTGCTGCTACCGGAGGCTAGGCTGGAGTCTGGGTGTCTGGTCCCACCCGAGTGATACGCTGGAACTGCTTGTGACAG ACGAGCTGCCGCGCCCGTCGCTGGTGGCGCTGCCCGGCCCGGTGGTGGCGCCCGGGGCCAACGTGAGCCTGCGCTGCGCGGGCCGCCTGGGGGGCATGAGCTTCGCGCTGTACCGCGTGGGCGAGGCGGCGCCGGTGCAGTACCGCCGCTCGGCGCAGCCCTGGGCCGACTTCCCGCTGCGCGGCGCCCGCGCGCCCGGCACCTACAGCTGCTACTACCACACGCCATCCTCCCCGTACGTGCTTTCGCAGCGCAGCGAGCCGCTGGTCATCAGCGCCGACG GCTCAGGCTCCTTGGACTACACACAGGGCAACCTCGTCCGCCTGGGGCTAGCCGGCCTGGTGCTCCTCTCCCTGGGCACGCTGGTCTTTTTGGACTGGAGCAGCCGGAGTCGCATCCCATGTAGCGTTCGGCCCTGA
- the OSCAR gene encoding osteoclast-associated immunoglobulin-like receptor isoform X2, whose protein sequence is MILVLILLLLALWPLCNADITPTVPPASYPKPWLGAQPAAIVTPGVNVTLSCRAPQPAWRFALFKSGRIIPVLYRGVSMELAEFFLEEVTPAQGGSYHCCYRRLGWSLGVWSHPSDTLELLVTDELPRPSLVALPGPVVAPGANVSLRCAGRLGGMSFALYRVGEAAPVQYRRSAQPWADFPLRGARAPGTYSCYYHTPSSPYVLSQRSEPLVISADGSGSLDYTQGNLVRLGLAGLVLLSLGTLVFLDWSSRSRIPCSVRP, encoded by the exons TCCCCCCAGCCTCATACCCCAAGCCGTGGCTAGGGGCTCAGCCTGCCGCAATTGTAACCCCTGGGGTCAACGTGACCTTGAGTTGCCGGGCACCTCAACCTGCCTGGAGGTTTGCACTCTTCAAGTCTGGAAGGATCATCCCTGTGCTGTACCGGGGCGTGTCCATGGAGCTGGCAGAgttcttcctggaggaggtgaccccAGCCCAGGGGGGCAGTTACCACTGCTGCTACCGGAGGCTAGGCTGGAGTCTGGGTGTCTGGTCCCACCCGAGTGATACGCTGGAACTGCTTGTGACAG ACGAGCTGCCGCGCCCGTCGCTGGTGGCGCTGCCCGGCCCGGTGGTGGCGCCCGGGGCCAACGTGAGCCTGCGCTGCGCGGGCCGCCTGGGGGGCATGAGCTTCGCGCTGTACCGCGTGGGCGAGGCGGCGCCGGTGCAGTACCGCCGCTCGGCGCAGCCCTGGGCCGACTTCCCGCTGCGCGGCGCCCGCGCGCCCGGCACCTACAGCTGCTACTACCACACGCCATCCTCCCCGTACGTGCTTTCGCAGCGCAGCGAGCCGCTGGTCATCAGCGCCGACG GCTCAGGCTCCTTGGACTACACACAGGGCAACCTCGTCCGCCTGGGGCTAGCCGGCCTGGTGCTCCTCTCCCTGGGCACGCTGGTCTTTTTGGACTGGAGCAGCCGGAGTCGCATCCCATGTAGCGTTCGGCCCTGA
- the LOC101083635 gene encoding T-cell-interacting, activating receptor on myeloid cells protein 1-like, translating to MMPQLPTWLRTGLCAGQGSRGTDGECSFSSSVPPSPLLQIPHIPSLSFKGFPDSRQGHQILSPVCFLPEPLPKPTLRAWPSWVVPPRSNVRLQCRTPTKNVNFALRKGNILLDFSRSPASKKGLAEFHFTGLRTSHAGDYTCECYRPGAPDIRSPPSEVILLLVTGGLPKPSLQAHQRGVVTAGDDVTLQCQRPDNIFGPMRFALLKAGVAEPIRLRTPAGKEADFSLQTVTVGDAGNYSCVYFQTGTPFWASQPSDRLEIWVRGEVFTIGRTPAGLPARSGAATVCLHKILQLGAVIWEGPREGQDSVE from the exons ATGATGCCCCAGCTCCCGACCTGGCTCCGCACCG GGCTGTGCGCTGGCCAAGGAAGCAGGGGGACTGACGGTGAGTGTTCCTTCAGTTCTTcagttcctccctcccctttgctCCAAATTCCCCacatcccttctctttccttcaaggGGTTTCCTGACAGCAGGCAAGGGCACCAAATCCTGTCCCCAGTCTGCTTCCTTCCAGAGCCCCTTCCCAAGCCCACCCTCAGGGCCTGGCCCAGCTGGGTGGTACCTCCCAGAAGCAATGTAAGGCTGCAATGCCGAACTCCGACCAAGAATGTCAACTTTGCTCTCAGAAAGGGaaatattcttttggatttttcacGATCACCGGCTTCCAAGAAGGGCCTGGCTGAATTTCACTTCACTGGCCTAAGAACCAGCCATGCTGGAGACTACACCTGTGAGTGCTACAGACCAGGGGCCCCGGACATAAGATCACCGCCCAGTGAGGTCATCCTGCTGCTGGTGACAG GAGGTCTCCCTAAACCTTCCCTGCAAGCCCACCAAAGGGGTGTGGTGACCGCAGGAGACGACGTGACCCTGCAGTGCCAGAGGCCAGACAATATTTTCGGGCCCATGAGGTTCGCCCTGCTGAAGGCGGGAGTGGCAGAGCCCATCAGGCTCCGGACCCCAGCCGGCAAGGAGGCGGACTTCTCCCTGCAGACTGTGACAGTCGGTGACGCCGGGAACTACAGCTGTGTCTACTTCCAGACCGGGACTCCTTTCTGGGCCTCACAGCCTAGCGATCGTCTTGAGATCTGGGTGAGAGGTGAGGTTTTTACCATTGGGAGGACCCCAGCTGGATTACCTGCCCGCTCAGGTGCTGCCACAGTCTGCCTCCACAAGATTCTGCAGCTTGGAGCAGTCATTTGGGAAGGACCGAGGGAGGGCCAGGATTCCGTGGAATAG